One Dokdonia sp. Dokd-P16 genomic window carries:
- a CDS encoding DUF5777 family beta-barrel protein, whose product MNNKVLHYILALVSLVYGQDLVAQDLLTLLDKEPIVQPEFALSTFKGNRLSLGHSVETRKKGALEFTFMSRYWNTTQENSNSFIADRVSTRLGADYAITDRFTTGVGFGLSNGIVDGYAKYRILRQGINNNGSPIGITGLQTATYRSKSFNNIEERDDFFQKTAFTTQLLIARKITQDFSLQLSPTFVYRSSSRNINDDNTQFAVGFGGRYKVAHHVSIVSEYYYVANELESIETFGAFALGVNWSVRHILLQFSMTNNPTFTEDSFITQTRKNFNFRDGNFFFGFNATYFLQL is encoded by the coding sequence ATGAATAATAAAGTACTTCATTATATTCTTGCATTAGTTTCATTAGTATACGGGCAAGATTTAGTTGCCCAGGATCTATTGACATTACTAGATAAGGAACCTATAGTCCAGCCAGAATTTGCCTTATCTACATTTAAAGGAAATAGATTGTCTCTAGGCCATTCTGTTGAAACCAGAAAAAAAGGAGCATTAGAGTTTACCTTTATGAGTAGGTATTGGAACACAACCCAAGAGAATAGCAATAGTTTTATTGCAGATAGAGTGAGCACTCGTCTTGGTGCAGACTACGCTATCACAGATCGCTTTACTACAGGAGTTGGTTTTGGACTGTCTAATGGTATTGTAGATGGATATGCAAAGTATAGGATATTGCGCCAAGGAATTAATAATAATGGTAGCCCTATTGGAATTACAGGTTTACAAACCGCTACTTATAGATCAAAATCGTTTAATAATATAGAAGAAAGAGATGATTTTTTTCAAAAAACAGCTTTTACAACGCAATTGCTTATTGCTAGAAAGATTACTCAAGATTTCTCATTACAGCTTAGCCCTACCTTTGTGTACCGAAGTTCTTCTAGAAATATAAATGATGATAATACCCAGTTTGCTGTAGGCTTTGGTGGGAGGTATAAAGTAGCACATCATGTTAGTATTGTGTCAGAGTATTATTATGTGGCTAATGAGTTAGAAAGTATCGAGACATTTGGCGCGTTTGCCTTAGGAGTCAATTGGAGTGTAAGACATATTTTATTACAATTTTCAATGACTAATAACCCAACGTTTACAGAAGACTCTTTTATTACACAAACTAGAAAGAATTTTAACTTTAGAGATGGGAACTTCTTCTTTGGTTTTAATGCCACCTATTTTTTGCAGCTGTAA